Proteins encoded in a region of the Sulfurimonas marina genome:
- a CDS encoding conjugal transfer protein TraF translates to MKKIISLALLTAATGVYADISTQEFLYKDPRIVGAGSANTAVGGYSTAVFYNPAGLINIKKSHGVEVELLGLTASASSGIKDFIDDLDEANTDQEVLDVAKKYSGDAFHANVSNYSSVSYHTEDDLAFSIGLLGAADLNLIPHANSGANGVLETHSRAYGGVVLGAAQKFDDVLPGNLTIGVGVKYITQYSYEAGLDAGEISSHNDDLETYIRDTYEEENSGFGVDIGLLYAPKISDAIDSLNTSIGFSVMNIGNLDFDAYGAQPMTCNAGLAIAPEVPFTDMFKLSVDYVDIFNAQQARAIDTVGGVTTYKNIDANYELMQHLRAGATIGLIDNSWFMMTLNGGLYQGAYTAGIDMQLAVLKLQAATYQEQLGATIGQLEDRRYVVGLGIGW, encoded by the coding sequence ATGAAAAAAATAATATCACTAGCTTTACTAACAGCTGCAACAGGTGTATATGCAGATATCTCAACACAAGAGTTTTTATATAAAGACCCAAGAATTGTAGGTGCAGGTTCTGCAAATACTGCAGTGGGTGGGTACTCTACGGCAGTTTTTTACAATCCGGCAGGTTTAATCAACATCAAAAAAAGTCACGGTGTTGAGGTAGAACTTTTAGGTCTAACGGCTTCTGCTTCAAGCGGTATAAAAGATTTTATAGATGATCTCGATGAAGCGAATACAGATCAAGAGGTACTCGATGTAGCAAAGAAGTACTCTGGAGATGCATTTCATGCCAACGTATCTAACTACAGTTCTGTTTCATACCATACAGAAGATGATTTAGCATTTAGTATAGGGCTTTTAGGTGCAGCTGATCTTAATCTAATTCCACATGCAAACAGTGGAGCAAACGGTGTTTTAGAGACACACTCAAGAGCATACGGCGGTGTTGTTTTAGGTGCGGCACAAAAGTTTGATGATGTTTTGCCTGGGAATCTTACTATAGGTGTAGGTGTTAAGTATATTACACAATACTCTTATGAAGCAGGATTAGATGCGGGTGAGATCTCATCACATAATGATGACCTTGAAACATATATACGAGATACTTATGAAGAGGAAAACTCAGGATTTGGTGTAGATATAGGTTTGTTATATGCTCCAAAAATAAGTGACGCTATTGACAGTTTAAATACTAGCATTGGTTTTAGTGTTATGAATATCGGTAACTTGGATTTTGATGCTTATGGTGCACAACCGATGACGTGTAATGCAGGTCTTGCAATTGCACCAGAAGTTCCATTTACTGATATGTTTAAACTTTCAGTTGACTATGTTGATATTTTCAATGCGCAACAAGCACGTGCAATTGATACTGTAGGCGGTGTTACAACATATAAAAATATCGATGCAAATTATGAATTGATGCAACATTTAAGAGCTGGTGCAACTATTGGACTTATCGATAACTCTTGGTTTATGATGACATTAAACGGAGGGCTTTATCAAGGTGCATACACGGCAGGTATAGATATGCAACTAGCAGTATTAAAACTGCAAGCAGCAACATACCAAGAGCAACTTGGTGCTACAATCGGTCAGTTAGAAGATCGCAGATACGTAGTAGGTCTTGGTATCGGTTGGTAA
- the metH gene encoding methionine synthase, which produces MTTKQYILETIKKRPLIIDGAMGTQLQQRDEQIPQEAWEGNEGCNELLNVTAPEVMNDIFNAYLTAGADLITTNTFGSFAWVLDEYGISDRAYELTKAGAALVKAKCEEFSTPEQPRFCLGSIGPGTKLPSLGHITYDEMYAGYTEFCLGLIDGGADIFLLETAQDPLQIKAALHACQEACRQRDVEVPIMVSVTIELSGTMLIGTDASTIAAILEPFDIISLGFNCGTGPDQVEKHVKTLSELWGKPISVHANAGLPQNRGGYTYYPMGPDEFADKQENFLQYDGVSFLGGCCGTTPQHIRALVDRVSEIQPKAPTGKQPTSLASLFNTVAIKQDPAPLLIGERSNATGSKAFRELLLDEDYEGTLSVGQQQVRAGAHLLDVSVGFAGRDETKDMNEVMGLYSQKISIPLMPDSTQLPALEIALKNIGGKPIINSVNLEDGIEKFDAVCSLAKKFGASLVCLVIDEVGMAKTTERKLEVAERIYQLATQKHGINPEDLVFDLLTFTLGSGDEEYVDAGINTIEAIREFQKRHPEVGTTLGLSNISFGLDKDARPYLNSMFLHHCIEAGLTSVIINVKHIIPINKISAEDQEICDNLIFNRGEEPLFKFIEHFSTKEAVDSEAEDAEYLAMSDEEKIKKLLMDGDKERMIPLVEEARHKIKPEVIVNEILIDAMKVVGELFGSGQMQLPFVLQSAETMKKTVDHLNPYLPKVEKSVDTTLALGTVKGDVHDVGKNLVDIILSNNGYKVKNLGIKVELEEFIKEMEAGHISALGMSGLLVKSTQVMKENLEELQRRGIKIPILLGGAALTRSFIDDFCRPIYDGPIFYCKDAFDGVTAMSRIEAGNFDTNLHPDAPEIEHKEKKEVVIPPFAELKMPDRNVTVPTPPFWGRREIKLTQQQVEMAFEWINHKILFKQRWGYNAKGMSKEAYEKQLEEVVWPAYEKLKQRFLDEKLFEPTILYGYWPCRSDDNSLLIFDESEGYNSEDQINREPLEHVMGRAEEILTFPRQSKQPHRALSDFFHSDRHDVIAMTCVSAGAKLSAIEKEIYDRGDYTEYYQVHGLGVELAEALAEIAHKQIRLDLNIAENEGATLADVQMNKYQGSRYSFGYPACPDLELNRPLFNLLKPEEFGIELSETFQIHPEQSTSALVVYHPNATYYNI; this is translated from the coding sequence ATGACAACAAAACAATACATCTTAGAAACAATCAAAAAACGCCCATTAATTATTGACGGGGCAATGGGTACACAACTCCAACAACGTGACGAGCAAATCCCACAAGAGGCTTGGGAAGGCAATGAAGGGTGTAACGAACTTTTAAACGTTACTGCACCTGAAGTGATGAACGATATTTTTAACGCTTACCTTACAGCCGGAGCTGACCTAATTACTACGAACACTTTTGGCTCTTTCGCATGGGTTTTAGATGAATACGGTATCTCCGATCGTGCTTATGAGCTCACAAAGGCAGGAGCTGCACTTGTAAAAGCAAAATGTGAAGAGTTCTCGACACCTGAACAACCGAGATTTTGTTTAGGTTCAATTGGTCCGGGAACAAAACTACCATCACTCGGGCATATCACTTATGATGAGATGTATGCAGGTTATACTGAATTTTGTTTAGGACTTATCGATGGTGGAGCAGATATCTTTTTACTAGAAACTGCTCAAGATCCTCTTCAGATCAAAGCGGCACTTCACGCCTGTCAAGAGGCGTGCAGACAACGTGACGTAGAGGTCCCTATTATGGTCTCAGTTACGATCGAGCTTAGCGGTACTATGCTTATAGGTACTGATGCAAGTACAATTGCAGCCATCTTAGAGCCTTTTGATATCATCTCACTCGGTTTTAACTGTGGAACTGGGCCTGATCAGGTTGAAAAGCATGTAAAAACTTTAAGTGAACTTTGGGGTAAACCTATTAGTGTGCACGCTAATGCAGGTCTACCGCAAAACCGTGGAGGCTACACATACTACCCAATGGGACCTGACGAATTTGCAGATAAACAGGAAAACTTTTTACAGTATGACGGTGTAAGCTTTTTAGGTGGATGTTGTGGTACTACTCCACAGCATATCCGTGCACTTGTAGATCGTGTAAGTGAGATACAACCAAAAGCTCCAACAGGAAAACAACCGACATCTTTGGCATCTCTGTTTAACACGGTTGCTATCAAACAAGACCCAGCTCCGCTGCTTATCGGTGAGCGTAGTAATGCTACAGGTTCAAAAGCGTTCCGTGAACTTCTTTTAGATGAGGATTATGAGGGAACACTAAGTGTTGGTCAACAACAGGTTCGTGCCGGAGCTCATCTACTTGATGTTTCAGTCGGTTTTGCCGGACGTGATGAAACAAAAGATATGAACGAAGTTATGGGTCTTTATTCACAAAAGATCTCTATCCCACTAATGCCCGATTCAACACAATTACCTGCATTAGAGATTGCACTAAAAAACATTGGTGGAAAACCTATCATCAACTCTGTAAACCTTGAAGATGGGATCGAGAAGTTTGATGCTGTATGTTCTTTGGCGAAAAAATTTGGAGCGTCATTAGTATGTCTTGTAATTGATGAAGTTGGTATGGCAAAAACTACTGAGCGTAAACTTGAAGTTGCTGAGCGTATCTATCAACTAGCAACTCAGAAGCATGGCATCAATCCTGAAGATCTGGTATTTGACCTTCTTACATTTACACTTGGTAGTGGTGATGAGGAATACGTTGATGCAGGTATTAATACGATCGAAGCTATTCGAGAATTTCAAAAACGTCACCCTGAAGTTGGAACAACACTCGGGCTTTCAAACATCTCGTTCGGACTAGATAAAGATGCGAGACCATATCTCAACTCGATGTTTTTACACCACTGTATAGAAGCGGGACTTACATCGGTAATTATTAATGTAAAACACATTATCCCGATCAACAAAATCTCTGCTGAAGATCAAGAAATTTGTGACAACCTTATCTTTAACCGCGGAGAGGAACCGCTCTTTAAGTTCATAGAACACTTTAGTACTAAAGAAGCGGTTGATTCTGAAGCTGAAGATGCAGAATATCTTGCTATGAGTGATGAAGAGAAGATCAAAAAACTTCTAATGGACGGCGATAAAGAGCGTATGATCCCTCTTGTGGAAGAGGCTCGCCATAAGATTAAGCCAGAAGTGATCGTAAATGAGATTCTCATCGATGCTATGAAAGTAGTCGGTGAACTATTCGGTTCGGGTCAGATGCAGCTTCCGTTTGTACTTCAATCAGCTGAGACTATGAAAAAGACTGTTGATCACCTCAACCCTTACTTGCCAAAAGTTGAAAAGAGTGTAGATACAACTTTAGCACTCGGAACGGTAAAAGGGGATGTTCACGATGTTGGTAAAAACCTTGTAGATATCATCCTCTCGAACAACGGTTATAAAGTGAAAAATCTTGGTATTAAAGTGGAACTTGAAGAGTTTATCAAAGAGATGGAAGCGGGACATATTTCAGCTCTTGGTATGAGTGGTCTACTTGTAAAATCTACACAAGTGATGAAAGAGAATCTTGAAGAGTTGCAACGCCGCGGCATTAAGATCCCTATCCTTTTAGGTGGAGCAGCACTGACTCGTAGCTTTATCGATGATTTCTGCCGTCCTATCTATGACGGGCCGATCTTCTACTGTAAAGATGCATTTGACGGTGTAACGGCAATGAGCCGTATTGAAGCTGGAAACTTTGACACAAACTTACACCCTGATGCTCCTGAGATAGAACACAAAGAGAAAAAAGAGGTAGTGATTCCTCCATTTGCTGAACTCAAAATGCCTGATCGAAATGTAACTGTACCGACACCACCGTTTTGGGGAAGACGCGAGATCAAACTTACGCAACAACAAGTTGAGATGGCTTTTGAATGGATCAACCATAAAATACTTTTCAAACAAAGATGGGGTTATAACGCCAAGGGAATGAGCAAAGAGGCGTATGAGAAACAGCTTGAGGAAGTTGTATGGCCTGCGTATGAAAAACTCAAACAAAGATTCCTGGATGAGAAACTGTTTGAGCCGACTATCCTTTACGGTTACTGGCCATGTAGAAGCGATGACAACTCTCTGCTTATCTTTGATGAATCAGAAGGATACAACAGCGAAGATCAGATCAATCGTGAACCGCTTGAGCATGTAATGGGACGTGCTGAAGAGATACTCACTTTCCCTCGTCAAAGTAAACAACCACACCGTGCCCTTAGTGACTTTTTCCATTCAGATCGTCACGATGTAATTGCTATGACTTGTGTAAGTGCAGGAGCAAAACTAAGTGCTATTGAGAAAGAGATCTACGATCGCGGTGATTATACAGAGTATTATCAGGTTCACGGACTTGGCGTTGAGCTTGCAGAAGCATTAGCTGAAATCGCACACAAACAGATTAGACTCGATCTAAACATTGCGGAGAATGAAGGTGCTACACTTGCTGATGTTCAAATGAACAAATATCAAGGCTCACGTTATTCATTCGGCTATCCTGCATGTCCTGATCTGGAACTTAACCGTCCACTATTTAATCTACTCAAACCTGAAGAGTTCGGAATAGAGCTCAGTGAGACATTCCAGATCCACCCTGAACAATCAACAAGTGCATTAGTTGTATATCACCCTAATGCGACTTATTACAATATATAG
- a CDS encoding YifB family Mg chelatase-like AAA ATPase: protein MKKISCATLEGIEARVVDVECTLTKGLPSFSIVGLASTAITEAKERIKSALLSNEYKFPPKRITFLLAPSEMNKSGSHFDLSMALLILLNDAEEDFHDWFVFGELGLDGSVKENIQLYPLILSLANQNLIQKAIVPKEALDKLQKIPNVTFFGVESLNEAVALLKEQENLTFENQSNELPYPNFEIDKEKFYYIKEYKEDFYDVKGQEVAKRASIIAAAGFHNIILEGSPGCGKSMIANRLRYILPALKNSEILEIAKLDVLEGDEPTFKPHRGFKNPHHSSTSASIFGGGSHKAKIGEVGLAHNGILFFDELPHFSKNVLESLREPMQDGKIRISRVNSKVNYPANFLFVGAMNPCPCGNLLDAKKECRCNELDIQRYKNRLSDPFLDRVDINVVMQNVAANDQPSYSSKEMHKMVLEAQIFAKQRGQKSFNGKMSDEEIEQFCKMEEEVKPILDMAINRFSLSFRSIKKIQKVARTIADLEQSTLITKEHMLEALSYRRR, encoded by the coding sequence ATGAAAAAGATATCTTGCGCAACGTTAGAGGGAATAGAGGCTAGAGTTGTTGATGTTGAGTGTACACTTACAAAAGGACTTCCCTCTTTTTCAATTGTAGGACTTGCTTCCACTGCAATAACAGAGGCAAAAGAGCGAATAAAGTCCGCACTTTTAAGTAACGAGTATAAGTTTCCCCCAAAGAGGATAACCTTTTTACTAGCCCCCTCGGAGATGAATAAATCGGGTAGTCATTTTGATCTCTCAATGGCACTATTAATTCTTCTAAATGATGCAGAGGAAGATTTTCATGACTGGTTTGTATTTGGGGAGCTTGGACTTGACGGGAGCGTAAAGGAAAATATTCAACTCTATCCCCTCATACTCTCTCTGGCAAATCAAAATCTGATTCAAAAAGCTATAGTCCCTAAAGAGGCTTTAGATAAACTCCAAAAAATTCCTAACGTTACTTTTTTTGGAGTAGAGAGTTTAAATGAAGCGGTGGCACTTTTAAAAGAGCAGGAGAATCTTACATTTGAGAATCAAAGCAATGAGCTTCCCTATCCAAACTTTGAGATAGACAAAGAGAAGTTTTACTATATAAAAGAGTATAAAGAGGATTTTTATGACGTAAAAGGGCAGGAGGTAGCAAAACGTGCTTCGATCATTGCAGCGGCAGGGTTTCACAATATCATTTTAGAGGGGAGCCCTGGATGCGGGAAAAGTATGATTGCAAACCGGCTTAGATATATATTGCCGGCTCTCAAAAATTCCGAAATCTTGGAAATTGCAAAACTTGATGTACTTGAGGGTGATGAACCAACATTCAAACCCCATAGAGGTTTTAAAAATCCTCATCACTCATCCACATCGGCAAGCATCTTTGGGGGAGGGAGTCATAAGGCGAAGATAGGTGAAGTTGGCCTTGCACATAATGGAATTCTTTTCTTTGATGAACTACCCCATTTTTCGAAAAATGTTTTAGAGTCCTTACGGGAACCGATGCAAGATGGGAAGATAAGAATATCACGCGTAAATTCAAAAGTGAACTATCCGGCAAACTTTTTATTTGTTGGGGCTATGAATCCTTGTCCATGTGGTAATCTGCTAGATGCTAAAAAAGAGTGTCGTTGTAATGAGTTAGATATTCAAAGGTATAAAAACCGTTTGAGTGATCCTTTCTTAGATCGTGTAGATATAAATGTAGTTATGCAAAATGTGGCAGCTAATGATCAACCTTCGTACAGTTCAAAAGAGATGCATAAAATGGTTTTGGAGGCACAGATTTTTGCAAAACAAAGGGGTCAAAAAAGTTTTAACGGAAAGATGAGCGATGAAGAGATCGAGCAGTTTTGCAAGATGGAGGAGGAGGTAAAGCCTATCTTAGATATGGCTATAAATCGTTTTAGTCTCAGTTTTAGAAGTATTAAAAAGATACAGAAAGTTGCACGAACAATTGCAGACTTGGAACAATCAACTTTAATAACAAAAGAGCACATGTTAGAGGCTTTGAGTTATAGGAGAAGATAG
- a CDS encoding HAD family hydrolase, translating into MKKYILFDNDGVLIETEMWYFEASKRALKEFFDLELTFERYMEIMAKGQRAWVIAEEIGISEDEIVKAREKRDEYYQEHIKTKEIAIEGVLDTLKELSKNYRMGIVTTSRRVDFELAHSGRGITEFMDFVLCVEDYPRAKPHPDPYLKGMELFGATKEECIIVEDSKRGLSSAVNASIECVIVHNEFTRTHDFSDASYKINKFSELQELLNSIA; encoded by the coding sequence ATGAAAAAATATATATTATTTGATAATGACGGTGTTTTAATAGAAACAGAAATGTGGTACTTTGAAGCAAGTAAGAGAGCTTTAAAAGAGTTCTTTGATCTCGAACTTACTTTTGAGCGCTATATGGAGATTATGGCCAAAGGACAGCGTGCTTGGGTTATAGCTGAAGAGATAGGGATAAGTGAAGATGAGATCGTAAAGGCCCGGGAAAAAAGAGATGAGTATTATCAAGAGCATATAAAAACAAAAGAGATAGCTATAGAGGGAGTTTTAGATACTCTTAAAGAGCTGAGCAAAAACTATAGAATGGGAATTGTTACCACTTCAAGAAGAGTGGATTTCGAGCTTGCTCATAGTGGACGGGGGATAACAGAGTTTATGGATTTTGTTTTATGTGTAGAGGATTATCCGCGAGCAAAACCACATCCCGATCCATATCTAAAAGGGATGGAACTCTTCGGTGCGACAAAAGAGGAGTGTATCATTGTTGAGGATTCAAAACGTGGGCTCTCTTCAGCTGTAAACGCTTCTATCGAGTGTGTTATAGTGCACAATGAGTTTACTAGAACACACGATTTTTCAGATGCTAGCTACAAAATTAACAAGTTCTCTGAGTTGCAGGAACTTTTAAATTCTATAGCCTAA
- the def gene encoding peptide deformylase, translating into MNLTIVEYPDKRLREKSKEVNSFDETLHKLLDAMYPMMIETNGIGLAAIQVAHPVRVLILNIPDEEGNQPDENLIEIINPVVIEKDGETTYQEGCLSVPQFYEDVKRHETIKINYQDRHGNTQSLEADGLLAIAIQHEMDHLEGILFIDKLSYSRRKKFEKEYKKIQKERKGK; encoded by the coding sequence ATGAATTTAACTATTGTTGAATATCCAGATAAAAGACTACGTGAAAAATCGAAAGAGGTTAACTCTTTTGATGAAACACTTCATAAACTTTTAGATGCAATGTATCCTATGATGATCGAAACAAACGGGATAGGATTAGCTGCTATTCAAGTTGCACATCCTGTTCGAGTATTGATTTTGAATATTCCTGATGAAGAGGGAAATCAGCCGGATGAAAACCTTATCGAGATTATCAATCCGGTAGTGATCGAAAAAGATGGTGAAACTACTTATCAAGAGGGGTGTTTAAGCGTTCCTCAGTTTTATGAAGATGTAAAACGTCATGAAACGATAAAGATTAACTATCAAGACCGCCACGGCAATACTCAATCATTAGAGGCTGACGGACTTTTAGCAATTGCTATTCAGCATGAGATGGATCACTTAGAGGGGATACTCTTTATAGATAAACTCTCATACTCCAGACGTAAAAAGTTTGAAAAAGAGTATAAAAAAATACAAAAAGAGCGTAAAGGGAAATAG
- a CDS encoding 2OG-Fe(II) oxygenase yields MIQISENIFLDKHIFELDIPTAFLPSPYKPLPFLVIKNFLKPHELPLFVDDIYHDDDAETAKVKSEVILGVVEAKVVKKYRDTKIYAISEYLNELYHTRFQEYQSQIEEYFNIAITLSTEIQALEYKKGGFYVQHADDSNAIIDENKNIIAYHPVAPERKMTTVLFATSYSDNPDNKHSFKGGELIFNFLKNKDGKTIEFKADAGDIIIFPSNPYFSHEVKEVEAGYRLTLVQWHNAILN; encoded by the coding sequence TTGATCCAAATTAGTGAAAATATCTTTTTAGATAAACATATATTTGAGCTGGATATTCCAACTGCATTTCTTCCTAGTCCTTATAAGCCATTACCGTTTTTAGTAATAAAAAACTTTCTCAAACCTCACGAACTGCCTCTTTTTGTAGATGATATTTACCATGATGATGATGCTGAAACTGCGAAAGTAAAGTCTGAAGTTATTTTGGGTGTAGTTGAGGCAAAAGTTGTCAAAAAGTATCGTGATACAAAAATCTATGCTATCAGTGAATATCTAAATGAACTTTACCATACAAGATTTCAAGAGTATCAGTCACAAATAGAGGAGTATTTTAACATCGCCATCACTCTCTCTACTGAGATACAAGCTTTAGAGTATAAAAAAGGGGGCTTTTATGTGCAACATGCTGATGATTCAAATGCTATTATCGATGAAAATAAAAACATTATAGCTTACCATCCCGTAGCACCTGAACGTAAAATGACAACTGTTTTGTTTGCGACATCTTATAGTGATAATCCCGATAATAAACACTCTTTTAAAGGTGGTGAACTAATATTTAATTTTTTAAAAAATAAAGATGGTAAAACGATAGAATTTAAAGCAGATGCCGGAGATATTATTATATTTCCAAGTAATCCATACTTTTCACATGAAGTAAAAGAGGTGGAAGCAGGATATAGACTTACGCTTGTTCAATGGCATAATGCCATTTTGAACTAA
- a CDS encoding GGDEF domain-containing protein, with protein MSGTLRKRARRNLDEPEEAKTEEMPTVEPFDIDNPSSDVEIYAKEVLASLIADNLPPTPNNFSLYFDRLLEDKSENLRRQIHSMLELEESNDDENTIALEQNLKQGFLSIKSILGVTANLYKNMALMNKILEKRKDELSASPDAKEALSVIGVLEGDVSKLNSILKTQSSKMKDIYDETATIVKTVENETIFDNKFGVYNKRYLLTKIEQEISLISEFKHKSSLMMIELDGTLKKSVKNEKAIVLMTRTIARLLLKTSRRSDIVSHYGGGVFSMLLKHTDLDNAKRAAIRLSELVSNSNFFLADREIQLKISIGITNIDSNYSVEEIVVSALDGIQKAYEDKKTDYAVSLR; from the coding sequence ATGTCAGGCACACTGAGAAAAAGAGCTAGAAGAAATCTAGACGAACCTGAAGAAGCTAAAACTGAGGAGATGCCTACAGTAGAACCTTTCGATATTGATAATCCGTCAAGTGATGTTGAGATCTATGCAAAAGAGGTCTTAGCATCATTAATTGCGGATAATCTGCCACCGACACCAAATAACTTTTCACTCTATTTCGACAGACTTTTAGAAGATAAAAGTGAAAATCTCAGACGTCAGATACATTCTATGTTAGAACTAGAAGAGAGTAATGATGATGAAAACACTATCGCTTTAGAACAAAATCTGAAGCAGGGATTTTTATCTATTAAAAGTATTCTTGGAGTGACTGCCAATTTATACAAAAATATGGCTCTTATGAATAAGATACTTGAGAAAAGAAAAGATGAACTTTCAGCTAGCCCTGATGCCAAAGAAGCACTTAGTGTAATAGGTGTATTAGAGGGTGATGTTTCAAAGCTTAACTCTATTCTAAAAACTCAAAGTTCTAAGATGAAAGATATCTACGATGAGACGGCAACAATTGTTAAAACCGTAGAGAATGAAACTATTTTTGATAACAAGTTTGGTGTGTACAATAAACGTTATCTATTAACTAAAATAGAGCAAGAGATTAGTCTGATTTCAGAGTTTAAACATAAAAGTTCTCTGATGATGATTGAACTAGACGGTACTTTGAAAAAAAGTGTTAAAAATGAGAAAGCAATTGTCCTTATGACTAGAACGATTGCAAGATTATTATTAAAAACTTCTAGACGTAGTGATATTGTTTCTCATTACGGCGGCGGAGTATTCTCTATGCTTTTAAAACATACAGACCTAGATAATGCAAAACGTGCAGCTATCCGTTTAAGTGAACTGGTATCTAATTCCAACTTCTTCTTAGCGGATCGTGAGATTCAGTTGAAAATATCTATAGGTATTACAAATATAGATAGCAACTACTCTGTTGAAGAGATTGTTGTTTCGGCGTTAGACGGAATACAAAAAGCATATGAAGATAAAAAGACTGACTACGCTGTCTCTTTAAGATAG
- a CDS encoding secondary thiamine-phosphate synthase enzyme YjbQ has protein sequence MSIFQKTIKISPKPRGFHLITKEIEDTLSSFPDASQGILHIFLKHTSASLSINENADPSVREDMEAFFCDTVDDKSYYIHTYEGADDIPAHIKSSLLGNSLNIPITDGKMNLGIWQGVYLGEHRDHGGGRTLVLTMQY, from the coding sequence ATGTCTATTTTTCAAAAAACAATAAAAATTTCACCAAAACCAAGAGGGTTTCACCTGATCACAAAAGAGATAGAAGATACTCTTTCTTCATTTCCCGATGCAAGTCAAGGGATATTACATATATTTTTAAAACACACATCCGCTTCACTTAGTATCAATGAAAATGCAGATCCGTCTGTAAGAGAGGATATGGAGGCATTTTTCTGTGATACGGTTGATGATAAATCGTACTATATTCATACGTATGAGGGTGCGGATGATATACCTGCGCATATAAAAAGTTCTCTGCTAGGAAATTCACTCAATATTCCTATTACAGATGGCAAGATGAACCTGGGAATTTGGCAGGGAGTTTATTTGGGTGAGCATAGAGATCATGGAGGAGGTCGAACTTTGGTTCTGACAATGCAATATTAA
- a CDS encoding recombinase family protein, which produces MILAYIRPEKNFDAVHEQLQLINSYALTNGLVIDDEFIDYTSQNKRLDERQEVTHYFQSQSGSTLLVSDIWVLTTNMEDLIQMFSCLLRNDFNVHFIKQNVIMSKESSAMLVLGLMDHLRQKLKEESKRSIGRPKGSKSSSKFDVYINEIVKYIQDGKSVSEIARLLGVSRSSLKDYVESRELKQVAFGSLLPKAPENAEEQIINTIVCPE; this is translated from the coding sequence ATGATACTTGCTTATATTAGACCGGAGAAAAACTTTGATGCTGTTCATGAGCAGTTGCAGCTTATAAATTCGTATGCTTTAACTAATGGTTTAGTTATTGACGATGAATTTATAGATTACACTTCTCAAAACAAGCGTTTGGATGAACGTCAAGAAGTGACACACTATTTCCAGTCCCAATCTGGCTCTACTTTACTTGTTAGTGATATTTGGGTTTTAACAACAAATATGGAAGATCTTATTCAGATGTTTTCATGTTTATTGCGTAACGACTTTAATGTTCACTTTATCAAGCAAAATGTTATAATGTCCAAAGAGAGTAGTGCGATGTTGGTACTTGGTCTTATGGATCACCTAAGACAAAAGCTTAAAGAGGAGTCAAAGCGTTCTATCGGTAGACCTAAAGGGAGTAAATCTAGTTCGAAGTTTGATGTTTACATAAATGAGATTGTTAAATATATACAAGATGGTAAAAGTGTAAGTGAAATAGCACGATTACTAGGGGTTAGCAGAAGCTCATTGAAAGATTACGTCGAATCACGTGAACTTAAACAAGTAGCTTTTGGTTCATTACTACCAAAAGCCCCGGAAAATGCAGAAGAACAAATTATAAATACAATCGTATGCCCAGAATAG